TTTCGCACTTCACCCATGACTCGGCTACCGACTGTTGCTAGTCCGACAGTACTCCAATAAGCGGCAAAGGCGCGTAATCCGGTAAGGATGAGAACGGCAACTGCTGAAAATGTCAGTAATGTGACTGGCTCCAGTTCAGAAATTATGGGAATATTAGTGGGTGGATTGTCCCGAATTAGAACATAATCAAAGACAAACTTGAGCGGCCAGGGTTCCAGTACCCGGAGGGCGACATCTGCAATTAGAGCGATCGCAGAAATCAAAATTAGTCCAGATTGTGGGCGAATGTAAGGCCAAAAATAAGCTAGAACTGACCATAAACCAGAAGGTTTTGACATTTATTGTCTCACCTCCACAGAGAGTCCAGCTATATGGAGAATTTGTTGAGCGATCGCATCCCAAGTATGATTTGCGATGACTGTGTTTCGGGCAGCTTGTCCTAAACTATAACGAAGAGTAGGCGATCGCCATAATGTTTCTAAGGCATTTGTCAAAGCGATCGCATCACCAGGAGGACAGAGAATACCATTCACGCCTGGATCAATTAAATCAACCAATTGCCCAATCCGGCTGACAACCACAGGCAAACCAGCCGCCATATATTCATAGACTTTCAACGGAGAGAAGTAAAAATCAGACTGCGCCGAGTAGGGTGCAACAGCAACATCCATTTTTGCCAACAATGGAGGAATTTGCTCAGGACTCACCGCCCCTGTAAATTGGGTATGAGTGTCTAATCCTTTTGCAGTTAATTCTGCTGACAAATTTTCTCGTTCCGGTCCATCACCCACAATCAAAAGTTTCGCATTGGGAACACGTTGAGACAAAAGAGAAAAAGCCTCCGTGAGAATTGGCAATCCGTGCCACGGTTTCAAAGTACCGACAAATCCCACAGTAAAAATTTCTGATTGAGTAGAAGAATCAACAGCAGAAAAACGCTGAGGATTTACCCCATTAGGAATCACATAAACCTTAGACTCATCCACATAATCCATGAGATAAGTTTTCACCTCCTCCGAAACAGCAATCAGCGCCGTAGCAGCGTTAAAAACCCGATGAGCAACAGTTTCAGCACCTTGATAATCAATCAAACCGCGATGAGTTGCCTGTTCAGTAATCAGAGGTGAATTTACCTCTAACAATCCCGGAATCCCCCTAAGTTGAGCAAATTCCATTGCGCCATAACTCCAAAGAGAATAACGCTCATAAATCAAATCAAAACAGCCAGCTTTCTCCAAAGCCAAACCCAAATCAGGATTCATCCCCAAAGCCACCTGCTCCCTGACAGCCCTTTCTTGTTTCGGAATAGGTGGAAGCTGATGAACCGCAACATTAGTTAAATCTGCCGGTAATTCACCCCCAACGCGAGTAGCAAACAAATCCACTCCACAACCTGCGCCTTGGAAAGCTCGTATCACCTCCTGAACATGAATAGAGCATCCCTTTTGCCCAAAAACAGGAATTCCCGCATCAGCACAAACATAAGCAACTCGCACCTCTCAAACCTCCTCTGCGCCTCTGCGCCTCTGCGTGAGAAATAAACCCCGTAAAATAGCCGCATTAAGAGAAATATCAAACTCAGCTTCAATTAACTCCCTAGCCCGAATTGACAACTCAACCCGCAAAGCCGAATTAATCAGGAATTTTTCAAGTGCATTAGCTAATTCCACAGCATCATGTTGTGGCACAATTAAGCCAGTCTCCCCATCACGTACCAACTCCGGAATCCCCGTCACATCGGTACTCACACAGGGAGTTCCCAAAGCCATTGCTTCCAGTAAAACAGTAGGTAAACCATCCCGATTACCATCTTTACCAATCACATAAGGCGCTGCAAACACAGCCCCTTGCTGCATCAATTCAAACACCTCATTTTGAGGACGCGGCCCCACAATTTCCACCAGAGATTGCAATCCTAAATCTTGAATTTGCTGCTTGAGTGCAGCTTCTGATGTTCCTGTACCCACAATTTGACATTGAAACGCCACATTTCTCAGCTTCAAAATCGCACAAGCATCAATCAAAATCGATAATCCTTTCTTCTCAATTAACCGACCGACTGAAATAATTAAAGGAGGACGATTAGCGGGAGAAGAATATTGTAATTGTCGCAAATCTAAGCCATTGTAAATCCGCTTAACTTGCTTTGCCGCGACACCATAGTTCTTTTGTAAATAGTTGAGATTATAGTCACTAACAGTAACGACAGTCGCCGCATCCTCTAGCTTGCGTTCCATATCGGCAAATTCCACACTTTCATGAAAAATATCTTTAGCATGAGCAGTGAAAGTGTAGGGAATACCTGTAAAGTGAGATGCTAGGCGAGCTACACTGGTAGCCACAGTGCCAAAGTGAGCGTGTAAATGAGTTATGTTTTTGAGTTGCGCTTCCCGTGCTAACCATGCAGCTTGGTAGACAGTGCCGGCTGGCTCACCTTCAGCCATTGACAATTTTGACCAAAAATGGGGGATAACTTGACTAGCTTCTTGTAATTCTGCCCAAAAATAGCTAGCGGCTGTAGGAGCCAGACTATTGAGTGATGCGCTCACCCGTCCTTGAATTGGCTTGCGAATGTAGGTTACAGGCGCGCGTACCTGAGAAATAATATTTTGAAAATGAGTGTCACAGGGTGGTCTTAATGCGAAAATTTCAATGTCTAAGCCAGCTGCTTCATGCGCCAAAATTTCGTTGACAACAAAGGTTTCAGAATATCGAGGATAACGTTTGAGAACATAACCAACACTTGTCATAATTCGTAATTCGTAATTCGTAATTCGTAATTTAAGAAGGTGCTATTTTAGTATTTCTTAACTCATCTATCTTTATTCAAGAAGCTTGTTCTGATGAATGATGAGCAGACATGAGGATTTCATCGACGAATTGGACAATACTGCTGAGTCCATTCAAATCAACACAATTACGAACTTGTGGTGGCTCGCCTGCTTGCATTAACCAGTCTGTCAATGCTTGGGATGTTAAATTACGTGGATGTAACATATCAGTTAAACCAAGTTCCTGTAAGCGTTCGGCACGAATCAATTGCTCTCGCCGGGGTTTTGTTCGAGGTATGATTAGCGATCGCTTTTGAAATGACAATAATTCACAAGTTGTGTTGTAACCGCCCATAGAAATCACCCTTTCGGCGCGATTGAGTAACAGTGTCGGCTCGGCTAAATATTCCAACACCCGCAAATTATCCCGTTTAGCAGCATAGTTCTGAAGTTGTTGTCTGACTTTTCTGGGCATAAACGGCCCTGTCAAAATGATCCCGTTCATCTCTGGTGGTAGTTCAGCATGAGCAAATGCTGCTGCTAACAGCGCTCCATCTTGTCCACCACCTACCAAGCACAATGCTAATCTTTCCGATGGTAAATTCAGCGATTTAAATGCTTGAACGCTTTCGATATCAATGAATTTGAGGCGGCTACGCTGGTCAAGATAGCCCGTGTAACGGATTTTGTCCAGAGTTTTCGGATGAAAGCGATACTCTTGTGCTAGGTCATAGATAGCGGGATCACCATACACCCAAACTGCATCATAGTAGGTTTGAATTGCCTCTTCATTACCTCCTCGCTTCCAATCTCGACGAACAGAAGCGGGTTCATCTAAGACATCCCGTAAACCTAGAATGCAGCGTGTTTTTACTTGGGTACGCAAGTAATCTAGGGTGGGATCTAGCTCTCTGACTGCTCCTCTTGGGACATTATCTACAATAAAAATATCAGGTTTAAAAGTTTTAATTGTGGTTAAAATAACTTGCGATCGCAGTGTAATAATTTC
This Nodularia sp. LEGE 06071 DNA region includes the following protein-coding sequences:
- a CDS encoding glycosyltransferase, which codes for MRVAYVCADAGIPVFGQKGCSIHVQEVIRAFQGAGCGVDLFATRVGGELPADLTNVAVHQLPPIPKQERAVREQVALGMNPDLGLALEKAGCFDLIYERYSLWSYGAMEFAQLRGIPGLLEVNSPLITEQATHRGLIDYQGAETVAHRVFNAATALIAVSEEVKTYLMDYVDESKVYVIPNGVNPQRFSAVDSSTQSEIFTVGFVGTLKPWHGLPILTEAFSLLSQRVPNAKLLIVGDGPERENLSAELTAKGLDTHTQFTGAVSPEQIPPLLAKMDVAVAPYSAQSDFYFSPLKVYEYMAAGLPVVVSRIGQLVDLIDPGVNGILCPPGDAIALTNALETLWRSPTLRYSLGQAARNTVIANHTWDAIAQQILHIAGLSVEVRQ
- a CDS encoding glycosyltransferase; the encoded protein is MMTSVGYVLKRYPRYSETFVVNEILAHEAAGLDIEIFALRPPCDTHFQNIISQVRAPVTYIRKPIQGRVSASLNSLAPTAASYFWAELQEASQVIPHFWSKLSMAEGEPAGTVYQAAWLAREAQLKNITHLHAHFGTVATSVARLASHFTGIPYTFTAHAKDIFHESVEFADMERKLEDAATVVTVSDYNLNYLQKNYGVAAKQVKRIYNGLDLRQLQYSSPANRPPLIISVGRLIEKKGLSILIDACAILKLRNVAFQCQIVGTGTSEAALKQQIQDLGLQSLVEIVGPRPQNEVFELMQQGAVFAAPYVIGKDGNRDGLPTVLLEAMALGTPCVSTDVTGIPELVRDGETGLIVPQHDAVELANALEKFLINSALRVELSIRARELIEAEFDISLNAAILRGLFLTQRRRGAEEV
- a CDS encoding glycosyltransferase family protein; its protein translation is MNNFFPNSGEITGVSANVAPSNVNNLSSNPRKWRIALYSHDTMGLGHKRRNLLIAQTLGCSPLEIDVLMISGIPDASNVPTPPGVDCLILPALHKNIHGQYQARRLDLSLQEIITLRSQVILTTIKTFKPDIFIVDNVPRGAVRELDPTLDYLRTQVKTRCILGLRDVLDEPASVRRDWKRGGNEEAIQTYYDAVWVYGDPAIYDLAQEYRFHPKTLDKIRYTGYLDQRSRLKFIDIESVQAFKSLNLPSERLALCLVGGGQDGALLAAAFAHAELPPEMNGIILTGPFMPRKVRQQLQNYAAKRDNLRVLEYLAEPTLLLNRAERVISMGGYNTTCELLSFQKRSLIIPRTKPRREQLIRAERLQELGLTDMLHPRNLTSQALTDWLMQAGEPPQVRNCVDLNGLSSIVQFVDEILMSAHHSSEQAS